ATTAGAAAAGGTGTGAGAGGAGAAAAAAGGTGTGTGCCAATAGTCACACCCTAATATTATTATGTCACAGCACTAAATTCATACATATTGAAGAAAGATAAAAGCAAACAACTCAGTTCCTAACATCTAGACCGCTATTGACATTCTCTCCATTTATAGTTTGAATTAATAAATCTTGCAGCACATTTCCAGGTTGAGAATCAAAATATGCAGTTATGGCACCCATAGCCTATTACAGTTATTTCATTTTAATGTGAGGCTATTATAGCCATGCTTCAAGGCTTTCTCTCAAAAGTCAAAATCAACTTTTTAAAAAGAATTACCCATTTGGTCAACAAATCAGATCACTGACTACGTCAGCTTTATCAATATCAAGGATTACTAATGTACCACATTTATTTATAATAACTTTATGAcattaaaggaaaaaaaagagtACCACAAAGGTTCTTTACCTTGATAAAGACTGCAGCTTCCCTGGATTAGACTATCTTCTGCAATTTGAAGGGATAAAGATTTGAAGGTGAAGATCTTTGCAAGGAATAATTTCCATGATGTTTTAGCAAATGAAGTAAGATAAATGTATATCATTTCTGGTACATCTTCAGGCCTCTCtcaaaaaaaatggaaaaagaaaggaaaaagaaaacagTACAAAGCACATCCAAATGCCTTCAAATCAAATTTGGGTGGCCATAAGTTTGCATTAAAATTGGGTGGTTATCAGCATCCCACGTGATGGAGCATTCTTCTTTCACTGCTATATTCCCACTCCACAAGAAGAAAAATGGAACAAAAGCAAAAGCTTAAAGAGAATAAAAGAACATAAATTTCTTACAAATTTTCATTATGACAACAGTTTACATCAATCAAGATACATACTATTCCACATGCAGTTTGATCAAATCATCTAACTAAAAGAACAAGAATTTGGAGAGTACAATCCATACAACTAGGTGGAAGTAAAACTATCACGTGGACATCTCAATAAGGTCATAGAATTTGTTCTTCTAAGCttctttttgttttcctttctCCCCTTCTCTTTTGGCTGAGTGGAGTTATATACATTAACTAAATGGATACAAAACTCAAATAATGAAACAGCATACTATGCATTTCAGCTGAAGGGTTGTCCATTACTTCAATAACAAAAGTTTACAGGCTGGAAAGCTAATACAAACAAAACtctgcacatgacaagtgttaagcAATAGGTTGCAATATGAAATATTCTCCCGTCTTTATGTTAAGATTTAATATACTACATTACTACACAGCATTCTCATAACAAATTACAACCCATGTAAAAAAAGAAAGGTTTTCTAGATAAGGAAAAAGCAGCCTTTGTAACTGCCATTTTCATCACTTattgcataaaaaaaaaacttattttaagtCTAGAAGGAAGTTATCTATAATATGGGAAACCACATCTGCACCATCAGAATTCAACCAATACCTCTTCACCTGTAATTAAGAAGTAGAACACGCATAAGCATGATTAAAAGTTCCAACAAATATAGCACTTTTCAGTTGTTACTTTCTAAGACTTTTAAGTCATTTTGACAAGTTTCATTCAGTAAAAGAAATACACAAGAAGCTTGTTACTATAAAGTAATTCTGACAAATTAAAATTGAAGTCATTAGATGTAAAAGGGATATAAGAAAGCCGAAATAACAAAGCGAATTAAAAcatgcaaaatattagattataCAAATAACAGAACTAGCCTGGATTGTATTGTGAGCAATAAATCTTTGTCTGCTCTTTTGGAAGCTAACATCTACACGCTCCCAAGATACTTTAGTGAGGCCTCTGATCATCTCCTCTATATATATACAAGACAAGTGCTCATTAGATACTAAAATAAACTAACTGACAAAAAAAGAACTTGAAATAACACAAAATTTAAAAGTTGAAAATTATATGATGCTCGGTGTCTTTGAGAGTAAAAAAATTGTATTTACATAAAAAATTGCCTGTTTTTTTAACCTCAATAAATGATTACCTCAATAGTAATTATATAGCTTAGGAAAAGACAAAAAACATATCCACAGAAGATACCATTTGTCCTTTATAAATATAGAATCTCATTGCCAAAATTAACAGTAATATAAACCATCAACATGGTATCATatacaaaattaacaatttaTACATTGCCTATGAAGATCTATCACATTTATCAAGTAGATTGTATCATCCTCAATTACGCatgaagaaaattaaaaaaaaaaaaggacacgCATAAGAATAGAGAAAAATGAAATAGACAAGGTAGAATTCTGCATTTGTGCTTAGTAGCTACGCACTCAAGCAAATAATGCAAAGAAGATCCACAAAAATTAAACAATTATTACATTAACTATGCAGTAAGAAAATAGCAGAGGAATCCCCAAACCTTCCCAATCAAACATCTGTTCTGAAGGCACTTCCTTATGCACATCTGTACTCCCACATTCAATGTGTACAATATGTGGATACTTCTCATCAGACACAAGTTGATTTGACTAGAAATAAGGGAGGAAAAAAAAAGTTTAGTTTGGAATTCTAATATGCATGTGGAACATCACATTTGTCAACAGTAAATAAGATTACCTTTGGAAGTTCACTTTGACGCCTTATGGATGATGTTCTCCAACCAACCATGTCTTTAGATGAGTGAAGAGAAACATAACGTTATACAAATGCAAGGACAGAGCTAATCACACTTGTGCTTAAAACAGACAACCGAAAAAATCACAAGTTAAAAACAGAATCAATCAAATAAGGATACGATCATAATTTGCATTTGCATATGCCACGCGACGTTTAAATGCACGCAATGCTGATCTACACAAGCAACAAACAATAATATAACACATTATTTAACAGAAAAAATGTTGCGGAAATTGACAAAGTGAAAAATCCATACTATCACTAACATGAATTTTAGGTCATCGGAGTCATTAACCATTCTTAGTAAGAGGGGCTTTCCCTCTTCATCATCTGTAAGGAAAAGATGTTTCCCTGACCTCCCAACAATTAAGTGCGCAGTTTGTGGCGCACTTTTCTCAAGAAAAGAAAGACCACAAAGAAAGGGTAGCTGTAAAAACAAAACAACACAACTTAGTTAAAAAAATCACCTGTTTTAAAAGAATGCAACAGACAATCCTGTgctaattaaattttatttatctatttatttggTAGGTGTTTTATTGACTTGGCTGTGCCTTCGAACACTTGTCTTGTGCCTTCAAAGAAAGCCAAAGATAGCCCCAACCGTATGACATAATAAACAATTTAGTTCTAATGGTGACACCTTCAGTCACAGGATTTCACATATAAGTTTTAGTTTtccataaaaataataatttggaaAGATGTTTCTCCAAATATAAAAAAATCTTCACATCATTAATTTTATCATTATTTAGTGTGCTAGTccactttttattttttcataaatTAATAACTTGGGATGATGTTTCTTCCAAGAACAAAAAAATTCTTCATATGAGTATTATTATTTAGCGTGCTAATTCactttttatacatatatatatatatagggagcgactacaacgCATCCACTTTTTTGACAACATTCTATTTTCAGCACCTAAAGATGTGATCCCaaaattttttatatgacagtcTATATTGTAGCTATCTAAAACATCACACAAATTTGCAAGAAATTTCGAATAAATTATAGTGCCAAACACAAGGTTCAAACAGCTTGTTACACGCGTGCTTATTTTTTTGTATACAAATATAAAAGTCAactgtttgaaccttgttttcgaCACTATAATATATTCGAAATTTCTTGACAATTTGCAGTGTCTTAAATGATTAcaatgtacactgtcatataaaaaaaattatcgagGTGTAGAAAACATAAATTGGCTACACCGGGTTGTCAAAAAAGTGGATGCAGTGTAGGCGCTccccatatatatatttattgtagGTGATTCTCTTTATTCGACTCAAGTAGTTTGTTTTGTTTGGACAACTCAATTGGGTGGTCTCAAGTTGCTCATTCTAAATTTCCTAGGTAACTTGGTCTTATTTCAATCGCTTTGTATTTTAGCGACTCATATTTTGACTTTGTATACCCTATCACTAGACTATTAGCTTGTTGTCTGGAAGTAGATCCTACGCTTTTGTTTCTTTCTTATGTGGTTCGTTTCACttgtaaaaaaaaacaaacaaacatcaCCGACATTTTTAGGCATATATGCAAGGAACAAAAGCAAACACTTGTCTACCTATTTTTCTCCCACAggaaatatactttaaaaaagcATGAAGACAAGATATCTTAGTAAGGAAAAGATGCATAAACGTGTTACAACACATCCTTCCAATTCAACCAATTTTTCTAATCATCATATCATATTCACAATCTTCACTTTCTACCTTAATGAACATTTTTTTGAACTTTTTTATAATTGTGAAAAAGCCAAAGATCATTGATGAAAAAAGAAACTTACCCTAATAATCTGAACAATAGAATATAACTACCTCTTTGTATTCATGCCATTGTGCTTGCAATCTTGTACACACCATTCACGAAAAGACACATACACCATGCAAACATTCAAATCATTACACATGTCAATGTGACTGCCCACAAGTATTTTAACTCTCTTTTCATTCAACCGtatttttcttttaagaaatGAGAACTGTTTTATTTAGAAGAGAGGGAAATTACAGAACATGATAAGATATCACCTACAGCTAGAGAAAATGAAAGGGGATCAATACAAATTAAATCCAGAGATTCCAATCTCTTGGTAGATTAGAAAAGGATAAAGCATTAAAATACTTGGACTTAAAGATCCACAACACtaaccaaaatttaatttttcattCAACACATTGATGTAAATACATACATGAAGTCATCAACACAAGCATAGTGACACATTTGCCCAATTAATTGTGCTTGTATTCACTAATGCAATTAAAACCTAAAGTAAGGAGTTTAATAATCTACCTGTTTATGTCCTTTTGAACCAAGATGTGGAGTTGCAACTGTTACAAAGTTCATGGGCACCAACCCAGCAATTTTACCTCCACAATGTTGACCAAGGCCATGCATTGAATTGTTTGTGTTCTCTTCATTTAAACAACTTCCATTAATACCTGAAGGCTCTTTATACAACCTTCCGATAGCATACCTTGCTACAAGGCCCCCTAAAGAATGAGCTACGAAGGAAATTTTCTGCATCTTAGGCTTTCCACGGACAACAGACCTTACCTGCAATTTATTACAAAAAATGTTACAATATAAAACTTTCTCATATTGGAAATCATCTCCTTTGGCATACGATATTACCTATCGTCCAATGAAACTAGAAGGTTATTTCCAGACATAAAGATTCATATATTAGAGAATTTCAATGTCATTAATATCTATATATTACCAAAATACCTCTTCAGCGAGCCTCTCACCCATAGTGTCAACACCATCAAATGTCAATCTTGCATAATTACATGCACTGCCTGCAAACATAAATATCCAAAAAAAGATCTCATCCTTATTAGCAAAACATTAGAAATAAGGAACCTTTtgcaattttggtaaaaaaataag
The Humulus lupulus chromosome 6, drHumLupu1.1, whole genome shotgun sequence DNA segment above includes these coding regions:
- the LOC133783080 gene encoding putative lipase C4A8.10 translates to MIAVNPPPPPPLKFTAQRSNCNPNPTRIHHNHHHRHRHRRFPGCFTLSSRRRSGDFMLPVVWSNAREFVQRLRGGHFWIRLEDGLTAEASSSNVGGGEYVYEDGAEPDHLVIMVNGINGSDADWRYAQEQFVKNLPKKVFVHCSACNYARLTFDGVDTMGERLAEEVRSVVRGKPKMQKISFVAHSLGGLVARYAIGRLYKEPSGINGSCLNEENTNNSMHGLGQHCGGKIAGLVPMNFVTVATPHLGSKGHKQLPFLCGLSFLEKSAPQTAHLIVGRSGKHLFLTDDEEGKPLLLRMVNDSDDLKFISALRAFKRRVAYANANYDHMVGWRTSSIRRQSELPKSNQLVSDEKYPHIVHIECGSTDVHKEVPSEQMFDWEEEMIRGLTKVSWERVDVSFQKSRQRFIAHNTIQVKRYWLNSDGADVVSHIIDNFLLDLK